A region of the Desulfobacter postgatei 2ac9 genome:
TTCCTTTCAGATTCTCATCATGAAAATCATCTGCGTAAACCACTTCAATGTCCAGATCCTGAACCGGAATGGCACCGATAAGTTTTTCGGAAAATTCCTTAGGCAACGGCGCCATGTTAATAGCCGTAACATAATTTTCAACTTTAGGGGTATGCTCAAAGGGTTCGCCATTTAGAAAGCCTTCATAATCAATCAGAACAAAGTCGCCTTCTTTTACCGGACGGGCGTCTTCGACCTTCCGCTTTGTGGCCATGGTCTTTTGCAGCATATATATCTGGCTTTCAATCTCAGCCTCGCTTACTTCATAAAGTGTCTTTTTAATTTCAAGACCTTGGAAATCAATATCATCCAGTTGGGGTTTAACCTCCACAGTGATCTCAAATGCATAATCAGCATCCGGCTTGAGTTCCGGCGGATCAAGTTGGGGCCCGCCCACGATATCCAACTTATGATTTTCAACAGCTTCAATAAAAGATTCCTGGATCAGGCGCGGGGCAACCTCGGCATGAACGTCTGCGGCAAACCGGTTTTCAAGCACTTTTCTGGGAACTTTTCCTTTTCGAAAACCTTTGATCTCGACCGTCTTTTTCAAATCGGCATAGGCTTTATCTAACTCTTTGGAAATTGTTTCCTTAGGGATTTCAAAAGAAAGCACTTTTTTAATACTGCTCTGATCTTCGATTTTTACCTGCATGATTTTGTCCTGTTTAATCCTGTTAATTGGCGTTTTTTCTTCAACGCACCTTCAAAAAATAATAATTGTACCCTAACTGATTCATTACATGGCACAAACACTTTACACAAAGTTTATTAAGATACCCCGTCTTCATGGTGGTGTCAAGGAAATTGCCACGCCCCATAGATAGGCCAAGGCCTGTGCCATGTAGCGTTTGACTCCATTTCAAAATTATGGGACGGGGCTGACCGGCAAGATTGATCTTGATTTTTTTTATTCCAAATGATAAATGTTGTTTTTATTTTATCGGGGCGTAGCGCAGCCTGGTAGCGCGCCTGCTTTGGGAGCAGGATGTCGGAGGTTCAAGTCCTCTCGCCCCGACCAGCACGACTAAAGGCTTTCAGTGTTTTTGCTGAGAGCTTTTTTTATTTTTGGTTGCGGATTCTGGTTGCGGGTTTTCATTTTTTGGCTCAAATCTCCCGGATATGGAATCCATAGCATTCTCTATGGCACCATCCAGTTTATGAAGATATATTTCAGTTGTCCTAGATTCTGAATGACCTAAAATATTCTGAATCGTTTTCGTTGAAATTTTGGGGTTGTCAGCCAGGAGAGAAGCCATAAGGTGCCGCAAGGTATGAAATCCAAAAGAGGGATTTATTCCGGCTCTTATACAAAGCCCTTTCATGAATTTTGGGCGATGCTTAAAACGATCATTTGTTTTTTCATTGAAAAACACCCAAGAGTCTTGTTTCCGATTCTTCCACATTTTCCATAAGGTGAAATACAATTCATCGTTGATGGTAACGGTAACAGCCTTGTATGATCCACCATAGGTTTTTCGGGTCCATTTGGTTAAGAGCCGTTTCTCAAAATTGATGTCTTCCCAGGTTAAGCGCAACACTTCATCAATTCGGGCCAAAGTATGAAGCAGAACGATTAACAAATCTTTTTCATCGGTTTCCGGATTTGCAGCCAAAAGAAGTTTGATAATGTCCTGTTCCTGGGGGACTCGTTTCCGGGCTACGGAATGAGGAAGTTTTTCAATTTTTTTTACCGGATTTCGGTCAATGGATTCAAGAACATTTTCTGCATAACTGAACAAGGACGATAATTCTTTACGGTGGACATTGTAATTATTATTGCTTGGACGGGCACCCAAATATTTCGCGATGATATCCGGGGTAATTTTTGAAATGGGAAAATCATCACCACCAAGGAAACGACCGAAGGCCACAAAAACACTTTTTTTGTATTTCCATGTTTTTGAAACATGACGCCGTGATGAAAAATCAAGATACAAATTGCATAGCGTCAAGTAACCCATGCCGGTTGAGATCGGAGCTTTTTTTAAATCTTCCTTTCTTTTTGCCCGAGCGGCCACCGCTTCCATCTTTGTCTTGAATCCCCTGGCCGCATAAATTTCGTTTTGATACTGAAAACTGTAGCACCAATGCTTCCGCGTCTTGTCCTTCCATAATCCCATAAATTACCTCTTGTCTAAAGCGCCAAACCCCAATACCACCAGGCTTGAAGCCACCTAATTTTTTCACATGTTTATAAACGGTATTTTCTGAAATTTGTAATAATTCCGCGACATCGGAAGGGGTTAATAACTTGTTTCTGTTATGTTCAGGAGATTCTTTCATCTTTCATCCTCGAAGCGCGGTTACAGTTCTATTAATTATTTTTTCTTCTTTGAGAAATGCCCTTTGGCACAATCCGTACAGCAATAATGCAAATAGGTATTGTAATCAATTTTGCCTGTCATGTATTCATACTCAAGCTTAGTTATGCTGCTTTCACCGCTTTTCTTTACCAGACGGTAAAGGTGATTTTTCAATTCTCGTGGATTCATTATTTATGTCGGGTATCTAATCGAATTGATGAGAATAATAATTAAAAAATGACCAGGATAGGCCACATAATAAAAATACTTTTGAATCGTTTTAGGTATCCGGGGACCCTGGTGAAAGCTGGGGGAATACATGAGGGCAACGGAAACCGGACCGAACAAAACATAAAGGGAGCCGGATAAATAATAAACAAAAACATAAAAGGCGGTCATCACGCCCAGGAGGATCCCCGGCCGAGGGTGCAAAAAATAAATGGCAAAGACTATGAAAATATAGATTGATACGACATTGGAAAAGACAAGAAGCAGAGTCAAATAAAAAGCATGGAAGCCGTACCGCTCATAAAGGAAAAGAATAATCAAACCGAAAAGCAGGGTATACAGATCATTGAGCCTATGCAGATCCGGGAACAAGATATTAAAAAGCGGCTGAGTCACACAGGCACAAGTAACCAGGGCAATAATATAAAGCTGAAGATCCTTGGTATATTTTAGGCCCTGGGTAATGAAGTAAGCAAACAAGGGAAAAGAAAGGGCACCCAGGGAGCGCATTATAAATTCATATTCCGGGAAAAAGAAAATAGCTGAATGATCAATCGCCATTGTTATGAAGGCAATAAGCTTGATCAATTTTTAGAACCCAAGCTCATTGAATATGTAATCAATCTAAAAATACAGAAAGAAAAGGCAATCGTAACAATGGGAATGCCGATATAAGTCACGATATCACCAATAAAAAGGGAAAGGTCAAAACCTTCAGGTAAAGAAATCATTTTTAAAACCTCAAAGATAGGCCCAAAGCCAGGGCATTGCATGAAAGAGCACCAATGATCAAAGAAATACTCTTTGACATTAAATCAGAGGTATCCGTGGTCTGAACGTAATCAACCCAGCCTGGATTTGAATCAAGATCCGCGACATCAACAACCGTACGCTGATAATAAGCTTTATTCACCAAGTCAATCTGATTAGCATCCGATGTCATGTATGATTGTCCATCCACCATGAAATAAATTGACCCTGATTCAACCCGGTAAAGATCCACTGAACCAATACTGGTGACGGCTGCATATGATTGAGTATTTGATAAAATTATTAAAAAAAACACGATGCCTATTGAATGAAAACGAGAAGAACCAATCCGAAGGGCTGATATGATAGCACGAAGAATGATACCAAAAAGCAACGAAATAACTACAAGGCCAAAACCGTTACCAAATGCCTCTAAATCAATCATTATTTATATCCTAAAGATTTCATTCTATCATCGTAAATTTCATCAAAAGATTCTGCATAACGTTCGCCCCTCACATCCATTAAATTAGAGCGGTATTCCTCTTTCATCAAAGGTTCACGCCAAGTACCTTTGGAAGACTGCCAACGATTGAAAGAATTTTTAGCCGCAATTTCATTATCAGTCATACCGATATTTAAAAATTCTCGAATTTTGAAATAGGCAAAAATAATAAAAATGAGAGAAACCATACCGAGAAGCATCACGGAAATATCATTCGCAATAAAACTTTGAAGTGAAATTGTAATACTATCAAAAAGTAAACTTATTAAATCAGTTTCCATAAAGCACCTTTAAAGCATGGTATCAAGCACATTATGTGCAGCAAATGGACATACCCAGAGAATAAAGGGAAGGGGGAAAGAAATCCCCCAACCCTTTAGATGAAATTAACCTTTACCCATGGTACGCCGGATATATCTGTAGGC
Encoded here:
- the tig gene encoding trigger factor, which encodes MQVKIEDQSSIKKVLSFEIPKETISKELDKAYADLKKTVEIKGFRKGKVPRKVLENRFAADVHAEVAPRLIQESFIEAVENHKLDIVGGPQLDPPELKPDADYAFEITVEVKPQLDDIDFQGLEIKKTLYEVSEAEIESQIYMLQKTMATKRKVEDARPVKEGDFVLIDYEGFLNGEPFEHTPKVENYVTAINMAPLPKEFSEKLIGAIPVQDLDIEVVYADDFHDENLKGKTIEYKVTLKEIQEEVLPEANDDLVKGLEQYKTLDEVKAAIRDNLEKGIAQRVKHEMSEQVFSQILEKIDFEVPQALVEGELNGIISETEQAYSQNNTSLEEVGLSRELMQEKYRYVAEKQARRHLILDKMIAQEKIELSDEELDASFEEMAQAMSATKDAIKNFFNLDQRQFEYYKHTQLEKKAIDLIIEKSSVIEVTPEDAQAADAQTEEEGAEV
- a CDS encoding tyrosine-type recombinase/integrase; translation: MAFGRFLGGDDFPISKITPDIIAKYLGARPSNNNYNVHRKELSSLFSYAENVLESIDRNPVKKIEKLPHSVARKRVPQEQDIIKLLLAANPETDEKDLLIVLLHTLARIDEVLRLTWEDINFEKRLLTKWTRKTYGGSYKAVTVTINDELYFTLWKMWKNRKQDSWVFFNEKTNDRFKHRPKFMKGLCIRAGINPSFGFHTLRHLMASLLADNPKISTKTIQNILGHSESRTTEIYLHKLDGAIENAMDSISGRFEPKNENPQPESATKNKKSSQQKH
- a CDS encoding helix-turn-helix domain-containing protein codes for the protein MKESPEHNRNKLLTPSDVAELLQISENTVYKHVKKLGGFKPGGIGVWRFRQEVIYGIMEGQDAEALVLQFSVSKRNLCGQGIQDKDGSGGRSGKKKGRFKKSSDLNRHGLLDAMQFVS
- a CDS encoding TraX family protein, whose amino-acid sequence is MIKLIAFITMAIDHSAIFFFPEYEFIMRSLGALSFPLFAYFITQGLKYTKDLQLYIIALVTCACVTQPLFNILFPDLHRLNDLYTLLFGLIILFLYERYGFHAFYLTLLLVFSNVVSIYIFIVFAIYFLHPRPGILLGVMTAFYVFVYYLSGSLYVLFGPVSVALMYSPSFHQGPRIPKTIQKYFYYVAYPGHFLIIILINSIRYPT